In a single window of the Streptomyces cinnabarinus genome:
- a CDS encoding TIGR03842 family LLM class F420-dependent oxidoreductase: MDFGLVLQTDPPASKVISLMKRAERNGFTHGWTFDSAVLWQEPFVIYSQILSNTTKLTVGPMVTNPGTRTWEVTASTFATLNDMFGNRTICGIGRGDSAMRVAGRKPNTLARISEAMKVIRALARGDEADLGGTVVHFPWIKEGAELPVWMAAYGPKALRMTGEEADGFILQLSDLYLTEYMVKAVKDAAAAAGRDPGDVKICVAAPAYVTADDSPEALAHAREQCRWFGGMVGNHVADLVSKYGEHSAAVPDELTDYIKAREGYDYSHHGRADNPDTAFVPDEIVDRFCVIGPVEKHIEKLTALRELGVDQFAVYDMHDAQEAVIDAYGAQVIPALNG; this comes from the coding sequence ATGGACTTCGGACTCGTCCTGCAGACCGACCCGCCGGCCTCGAAGGTCATCAGCCTGATGAAGCGGGCCGAGCGCAACGGCTTCACGCACGGCTGGACCTTCGACTCGGCCGTGCTGTGGCAGGAACCGTTCGTGATCTACAGTCAGATCCTATCCAACACCACCAAGCTGACGGTCGGACCCATGGTCACCAACCCGGGCACCCGCACCTGGGAAGTCACCGCCTCCACCTTCGCCACCCTCAACGACATGTTCGGCAACCGCACGATCTGCGGGATCGGCCGCGGCGACTCCGCGATGCGGGTGGCCGGACGCAAGCCCAACACCCTCGCCCGGATCAGCGAGGCCATGAAGGTCATCCGCGCCCTCGCCCGCGGCGACGAGGCCGACCTCGGCGGCACGGTCGTCCACTTCCCGTGGATCAAGGAGGGCGCCGAACTCCCGGTCTGGATGGCCGCGTACGGGCCGAAGGCGCTGAGGATGACCGGCGAGGAGGCGGACGGATTCATCCTCCAGCTCTCCGACCTCTATCTCACCGAGTACATGGTCAAGGCGGTCAAGGACGCGGCGGCCGCGGCCGGCCGTGACCCCGGGGACGTGAAGATCTGCGTCGCCGCCCCCGCCTACGTCACCGCGGACGACTCGCCCGAGGCGCTCGCCCACGCGCGGGAGCAGTGCCGCTGGTTCGGCGGGATGGTCGGCAACCATGTCGCCGACCTGGTGTCCAAGTACGGCGAGCACTCCGCCGCCGTACCCGACGAACTCACCGACTACATCAAGGCCCGTGAGGGCTACGACTACTCGCACCACGGCCGCGCCGACAACCCCGACACCGCCTTCGTGCCCGACGAGATCGTCGACCGCTTCTGTGTCATCGGGCCGGTCGAGAAGCACATCGAGAAGCTGACCGCCCTGCGTGAGCTGGGCGTCGACCAGTTCGCCGTCTACGACATGCACGACGCCCAGGAAGCCGTCATCGACGCGTACGGCGCGCAGGTCATCCCCGCGCTCAACGGCTGA
- a CDS encoding PucR family transcriptional regulator translates to MTTTWEPALSVRQVLTLERVLAGEPEVVAGAGQLDRLVRWVHVAEAADVGVMLSGGEMVLTTGVLLAGDESAQAEYIRSLHRAEAAAVVLGLGRAFPAAPEVMRRAAERCGLPMVVLHRPFPFAELTEEVQSRLVRRKFAAVSLSESVRTALTGLITAGAPLQRLLDEVAQHSACPVVVTNLAHRVLATAGERPAVDDVLRDWERISRQAGGSEGDGWIRAELGGRGERWGQIVLCGHRGDTATGRLLADRAAEALVLHRMLGGNSACTWEEQSAQSLLTDLVSGVVPARQLLPRARAAGLPVNRRTFVPLVVRDGDPAQLDRVLRMLGLPGIVAELADSATAVLLSLARDQDATVLAANFATRLRSEAPGTIVAAADPRAGWDDVPAGLREARHVAEAVADALDLPAVVRLRDVHLRGLVRLLRDDPHVQSFAERELDGLLGDPQEDLLAVLRTYLATGRNKSRTAQLHHVSRPALYRRLEAIQARLGVDLDDFEQAASVHIALLAHDAQQG, encoded by the coding sequence ATGACCACCACCTGGGAACCCGCCCTGTCGGTCCGTCAGGTCCTCACCCTGGAGCGGGTGCTGGCCGGGGAGCCCGAGGTGGTGGCCGGAGCGGGACAGCTCGACCGGCTGGTGCGCTGGGTGCATGTCGCCGAGGCCGCCGATGTCGGGGTGATGCTCAGCGGCGGCGAGATGGTACTCACCACCGGGGTGCTGCTGGCCGGTGACGAGAGCGCGCAGGCCGAGTACATCCGTTCCCTGCACCGCGCGGAGGCGGCGGCCGTGGTCCTCGGGCTCGGCCGCGCCTTCCCGGCCGCCCCCGAGGTGATGCGCCGGGCGGCCGAGCGGTGCGGGCTGCCCATGGTCGTGCTGCACCGGCCGTTCCCCTTCGCCGAGCTGACCGAGGAGGTCCAGTCCCGGCTGGTGCGGCGGAAGTTCGCCGCGGTCAGTCTGTCGGAGTCGGTGCGCACCGCCCTCACCGGGCTGATCACCGCGGGCGCCCCGCTCCAGCGGCTGCTGGACGAGGTCGCCCAGCACAGCGCCTGTCCGGTCGTCGTCACCAACCTCGCCCACCGGGTGCTGGCCACCGCGGGGGAGCGGCCGGCCGTGGACGACGTCCTGCGCGACTGGGAGCGCATCTCCCGGCAGGCAGGCGGCAGCGAGGGCGACGGCTGGATCCGCGCCGAACTCGGCGGCCGCGGCGAACGCTGGGGCCAGATCGTGCTGTGCGGCCACCGCGGCGACACCGCCACCGGACGGCTGCTCGCCGACCGGGCCGCCGAAGCGCTGGTCCTGCACCGCATGCTCGGCGGCAACTCCGCCTGCACCTGGGAGGAGCAGTCCGCGCAGAGCCTGCTCACCGACCTGGTCAGCGGGGTCGTACCGGCCCGCCAACTGCTGCCCCGGGCACGGGCCGCCGGACTGCCCGTCAACCGGCGCACCTTCGTGCCGCTGGTCGTCCGGGACGGCGACCCCGCCCAACTCGACCGGGTGCTCCGCATGCTGGGGCTGCCCGGTATCGTCGCCGAGCTCGCCGACTCGGCAACAGCTGTATTGCTCAGCCTGGCCCGGGACCAGGACGCGACCGTGCTCGCCGCCAACTTCGCCACCCGGCTGCGCTCGGAGGCGCCCGGCACGATCGTGGCCGCCGCCGACCCCCGGGCCGGCTGGGACGACGTACCGGCAGGGCTGCGCGAGGCCCGGCATGTGGCGGAGGCGGTGGCCGACGCCCTCGACCTGCCCGCTGTAGTCCGCCTCCGGGACGTCCATCTGCGCGGTCTGGTACGGCTGTTGCGGGACGACCCGCATGTGCAGTCCTTCGCGGAACGGGAACTGGACGGGCTGCTGGGCGACCCGCAGGAGGATCTCCTGGCGGTCCTGCGCACCTACCTCGCCACCGGCCGCAACAAGTCCCGCACTGCCCAGCTCCACCACGTCTCCCGGCCCGCCCTCTATCGCCGGCTGGAAGCGATACAGGCCCGGCTCGGGGTGGACCTCGACGACTTCGAGCAGGCCGCATCCGTGCACATCGCCCTGCTCGCACACGACGCGCAACAGGGCTGA
- a CDS encoding NCS1 family nucleobase:cation symporter-1, protein MTDTAPTAIPPSSQVTLADGRVELTPGSPLPSGPYANDDLLPVPVEKRTWTTYNFSALWVGMAHNTASWTLASGLIAVGMDWKQAVLTIALANVIVLVPMLLTGHAGPKYGIPFPVFARASFGIRGANLPAVVRALVACGWFGIQTWIGGEAIFFLAGKLIGDGWADAGKIGGYAWTMWLSFAIFWAIQVAIIYRGMETIRRFENWAAPFVLVGAFVMLWWMSDKAGGFGPLLDQPSKLGWGGDFWKLFWPSLMGMIGFWSTLSLNIPDFTRYGKSQKAQTWGQALGLPTTMTLFAFLSVMVTSGSAAVYGEPIWDPVQLAAKTDNVVGLLFALVTVLVATLSVNIAANLVSPAFDFSNIAPRRISFRTGALATCVLGVLIFPWKLYSDPQGYIFTWLGLVGGLLGTVAGILIADYWILRRGRLDLTDLYRAGGRYWYEGGWNWRAVVAFLTGGVLAIGGANFDPLIDGTPVPALSSLADYGWAVGLGTSMVLYLLLMLARGRDESTV, encoded by the coding sequence ATGACCGACACCGCTCCCACGGCGATACCGCCGTCCTCCCAAGTCACCCTCGCCGACGGCCGGGTGGAGCTCACCCCGGGGTCCCCGCTGCCCAGCGGTCCGTACGCCAACGACGACCTGCTCCCGGTCCCGGTGGAGAAGCGGACCTGGACCACGTACAACTTCTCCGCGCTCTGGGTCGGCATGGCCCACAACACGGCCTCCTGGACCCTCGCTTCGGGTCTGATCGCGGTCGGCATGGACTGGAAGCAGGCCGTGCTCACCATCGCGCTGGCCAATGTCATCGTGCTGGTGCCGATGCTGCTCACCGGACACGCGGGGCCCAAGTACGGCATCCCCTTCCCGGTGTTCGCACGCGCCTCCTTCGGCATCCGCGGCGCCAACCTCCCGGCTGTCGTACGGGCGTTGGTGGCCTGTGGCTGGTTCGGCATCCAGACCTGGATCGGCGGGGAGGCGATCTTCTTCCTGGCCGGGAAGCTGATCGGCGACGGCTGGGCGGACGCCGGGAAGATCGGCGGATACGCCTGGACCATGTGGCTGTCGTTCGCGATCTTCTGGGCGATCCAGGTCGCGATCATCTACCGGGGTATGGAGACCATCCGCCGGTTCGAGAACTGGGCCGCTCCGTTCGTGCTGGTCGGCGCCTTCGTGATGCTGTGGTGGATGAGCGACAAGGCCGGCGGCTTCGGTCCGCTGCTGGACCAGCCCTCCAAGCTGGGCTGGGGCGGCGACTTCTGGAAGCTGTTCTGGCCGTCCCTCATGGGCATGATCGGCTTCTGGTCCACGCTGTCGCTGAACATCCCGGACTTCACCCGGTACGGGAAGAGCCAGAAGGCCCAGACGTGGGGGCAGGCGCTCGGACTGCCCACGACCATGACGCTGTTCGCGTTCCTGTCGGTGATGGTCACCTCCGGCTCGGCGGCCGTCTACGGCGAGCCGATCTGGGACCCGGTGCAACTCGCCGCCAAGACCGACAACGTGGTCGGACTGCTCTTCGCCCTGGTGACCGTGCTGGTGGCGACCCTGTCGGTGAACATCGCCGCCAACCTGGTCTCGCCGGCCTTCGACTTCTCCAACATCGCGCCCCGCAGGATCAGTTTCCGCACCGGCGCCCTCGCCACCTGTGTGCTCGGCGTGCTGATCTTCCCCTGGAAGCTGTACTCCGACCCGCAGGGCTACATCTTCACCTGGCTCGGTCTGGTGGGCGGTCTGCTCGGCACGGTCGCCGGCATCCTCATCGCCGACTACTGGATCCTGCGCCGGGGCCGCCTGGACCTGACCGACCTGTACCGCGCCGGCGGGCGCTACTGGTACGAGGGCGGCTGGAACTGGCGGGCGGTCGTGGCGTTCCTGACCGGTGGCGTGCTGGCCATCGGCGGCGCGAACTTCGATCCGCTGATCGACGGCACCCCCGTCCCGGCGCTGTCCTCGCTCGCGGACTACGGCTGGGCGGTGGGCCTCGGCACCTCGATGGTGCTGTATCTCCTGCTGATGCTGGCGCGCGGCCGGGACGAGAGCACCGTCTGA
- a CDS encoding nitrilase-related carbon-nitrogen hydrolase has protein sequence MSRVIRAALFQTAWTGDKESMIQVHEQAARDAAAQGAQVLCFQELFYGPYFCQVQDKAFYEYAEQIPEGPTVRRFQALAKELGLVLVLPMYEEEQPGVLYNTAAVIDADGSYLGKYRKTHIPQVQGFWEKFYFRPGNSGWPVFETAVGKIGVYICYDRHFPEGWRALGLAGAEIVFNPSATSRGLSRYLWQLEQPAAAVANEYFVGAINRVGVEDLGDNDFYGTTYFVDPEAQFVGEVASDKETELVVRDLDLAKLREVRDRWQFYRDRAPGAYGPLTAP, from the coding sequence ATGAGCAGAGTGATCCGCGCCGCCCTCTTCCAGACCGCGTGGACGGGCGACAAGGAATCGATGATCCAGGTACACGAGCAGGCGGCCCGCGACGCGGCCGCGCAGGGTGCTCAAGTCCTGTGCTTCCAGGAGCTGTTCTACGGGCCGTACTTCTGCCAGGTGCAGGACAAGGCGTTCTACGAGTACGCCGAGCAGATCCCCGAGGGCCCGACCGTACGGCGCTTCCAGGCGCTGGCGAAGGAGCTGGGACTGGTCCTCGTACTGCCGATGTACGAGGAGGAACAGCCCGGCGTCCTCTACAACACCGCCGCAGTGATCGACGCCGACGGCTCCTATCTGGGCAAGTACCGCAAGACCCACATCCCCCAAGTGCAGGGATTCTGGGAGAAGTTCTACTTCCGGCCCGGGAACAGCGGCTGGCCGGTCTTCGAGACCGCCGTCGGCAAGATCGGCGTCTACATCTGCTACGACCGCCACTTCCCCGAGGGCTGGCGGGCGCTCGGCCTAGCCGGTGCCGAGATCGTCTTCAACCCCTCGGCCACCTCGCGCGGACTCTCCCGCTATCTGTGGCAGTTGGAGCAGCCCGCGGCGGCCGTCGCCAACGAGTACTTCGTGGGCGCGATCAACCGGGTCGGCGTGGAGGACCTCGGCGACAACGACTTCTACGGCACCACGTACTTCGTGGACCCGGAGGCCCAGTTCGTCGGCGAGGTGGCGAGCGACAAGGAGACCGAACTCGTCGTCCGCGACCTGGATCTCGCCAAGCTGCGAGAAGTCCGCGACCGCTGGCAGTTCTACCGGGACCGGGCGCCGGGGGCGTACGGACCGCTCACGGCGCCGTAA
- the hydA gene encoding dihydropyrimidinase codes for MTGQTVIRGGLVITASDEVHADVLIEDGRVAALAVPGTQDWSEDRTIDATGKYVIPGGVDAHTHMELPFGGTFASDTFETGTRAAAWGGTTTIVDFAVQSVGHSLREGLDAWHAKAEGNCAIDYGFHMIVSDVNQDTLKEMDLLVEEGVTSFKQFMAYPGVFYSDDGQILRAMQRSAENGGLIMMHAENGIAIDVLVEQALARGERDPRYHGEVRKALLEAEATHRAIRLAQVAGAPLYVVHVSAMEAVAELARARDEGLNVFGETCPQYLFLSTDNLAEPDFEGAKYVCSTPLRPREHQAQLWKGLRTNDLQVVSTDHCPFCFVGQKELGRGDFSKIPNGLPGVENRMDLLHQAVVDGHISRRRWIEIACATPARMFGMYPKKGTIAPGSDADIVIYDPQAEQVMSAETHHMNVDYSAYEGKRTTGRVETVLSRGEVVISEREYTGRAGHGVYTPRSTCQYLN; via the coding sequence ATGACCGGCCAAACAGTAATCCGTGGCGGCCTTGTCATCACCGCGTCCGACGAGGTCCACGCCGACGTCCTGATCGAGGACGGCCGGGTCGCCGCCCTCGCCGTGCCCGGTACGCAGGACTGGAGCGAGGACCGCACGATCGACGCCACGGGCAAGTACGTCATCCCGGGCGGCGTCGACGCCCACACCCACATGGAGCTGCCGTTCGGCGGCACCTTCGCCTCCGACACCTTCGAGACCGGCACCCGGGCCGCCGCCTGGGGCGGTACGACCACCATCGTGGACTTCGCCGTGCAGAGCGTCGGGCACAGCCTGCGCGAAGGGCTCGACGCCTGGCACGCCAAGGCCGAGGGCAACTGCGCCATCGACTACGGCTTCCACATGATCGTCTCCGACGTCAACCAGGACACCCTCAAGGAGATGGACCTGCTGGTCGAGGAGGGCGTCACCTCCTTCAAGCAGTTCATGGCCTACCCGGGCGTCTTCTACTCGGACGACGGCCAGATCCTGCGCGCCATGCAGCGCTCCGCCGAGAACGGCGGACTGATCATGATGCACGCCGAGAACGGCATCGCGATCGATGTGCTGGTGGAGCAGGCGCTGGCGCGCGGGGAGCGGGATCCGCGCTATCACGGGGAGGTCCGCAAGGCCCTGCTGGAGGCCGAGGCGACCCATCGGGCCATCCGGCTCGCGCAGGTCGCGGGAGCGCCGCTGTACGTCGTGCACGTCTCGGCCATGGAGGCGGTGGCCGAGCTGGCGCGGGCGCGCGACGAGGGGCTGAACGTCTTCGGCGAGACGTGCCCGCAGTATCTGTTCCTGTCCACCGACAACCTCGCCGAGCCTGACTTCGAGGGCGCGAAGTACGTGTGCAGCACGCCGTTGCGGCCGCGCGAGCACCAGGCCCAACTCTGGAAGGGCCTCAGGACCAACGACCTCCAGGTCGTCTCCACCGACCACTGCCCCTTCTGCTTCGTCGGCCAGAAGGAGCTGGGCCGCGGCGACTTCTCCAAGATCCCCAACGGGCTGCCGGGCGTGGAGAACCGGATGGACCTGCTCCACCAGGCCGTTGTCGACGGGCACATCTCGCGCCGCCGCTGGATCGAGATCGCCTGCGCCACCCCGGCCCGGATGTTCGGGATGTACCCGAAGAAGGGCACCATCGCGCCGGGCTCCGACGCCGACATCGTGATCTACGACCCTCAGGCCGAGCAGGTCATGTCGGCCGAGACCCATCACATGAACGTCGACTACTCGGCCTACGAGGGCAAGCGCACCACCGGCCGGGTGGAGACGGTCCTCTCCCGCGGTGAAGTCGTCATCAGCGAGCGGGAGTACACCGGCCGCGCCGGGCACGGCGTCTACACCCCCCGCTCCACCTGTCAGTACCTCAACTAG